One Caretta caretta isolate rCarCar2 chromosome 6, rCarCar1.hap1, whole genome shotgun sequence genomic region harbors:
- the LOC142072563 gene encoding uncharacterized protein LOC142072563: MHWPGRQEKARELLNFNFLFGQRGKLQVTMQSSSAEVTMMESQNRKRAPAWTEWEVWDLITGWGEESVLSELRSSFQNAKTFVKISQGVKDRGHNRDPKQCRVKLKELRQAYQKTREANGRSGSEPKTCCFYDELHAILGGSATTTPAVLFDSFNGHGGNTEAGFGDEEDSSEQASGETGFPNSQELFLILDLEPVPPDPTQGCLPDPPGGEGISAACVSRITGSSPFQRLAKIRRRKKCTRDEMFSELMLSSHTDRAQTNAWRQIMSECRKAQNDQEERWRAEESKWRAEERAEAERWQQHDERRQDSMLRLLEDQTNMLQHMVELQERQQKHRPPLQPLCNQPPSSPNSNSLLTQTPKNAVGEPPATQPLHPRGLPKQQKASIQ; the protein is encoded by the exons atgcactggccaggtagacaggaaaaggcccgtgaacttttgaatttcaatttcctgtttggccaacgtggcaagctgcaggtgaccatgcagagctcatcagcagaggtgaccatgatggagtcccagaatcgcaaaagagctccagcatggaccgaatgggaagtatgggatctgatcactggatggggagaggaatccgtgctatcagaactccgttccagttttcaaaatgccaaaacatttgtcaaaatttcccagggcgtgaaggacagaggccataacagggacccgaagcagtgccgcgtgaaacttaaggagctgaggcaagcctaccagaaaaccagagaggcgaacggccgctccgggtcagagcccaaaacatgctgcttctatgatgagctgcatgccattttagggggttcagccaccactaccccagccgtgttgtttgactccttcaatggacatggaggcaacacggaagcaggttttggggatgaggaagacaGCTCagagcaagcaagtggagaaaccggttttcccaacagccaggaactgtttctcatcctggacctggagccagtaccccccgaccccacccaaggctgcctcccggacccaccaggcggagaaggaatctctg ctgcatgtgtttcaaggatcacaggatcttctcctttccagaggctagcgaagattagaaggcgaaaaaaatgcactcgtgatgaaatgttctctgagctcatgctgtcctcccacactgacagagcacagacgaatgcttGGAGGCagataatgtcagagtgcaggaaagcacaaaatgaccaggaggagaggtggcgggctgaagagagtaagtggcgggctgaagagagggctgaagctgaaagatggcagcagcatgatgagaggaggcaggactcaatgctgaggctgctggaggatcaaactaatatgctccagcatatggttgagctgcaggaaaggcagcagaagcacagaccaccactacagcccctgtgtaaccaaccaccgtcctccccaaattccaatagcctcctcacccagacccccaagaatgcggtgggggagcctccggccacccagccactccaccccagagggttgcccaagcaacagaaggctagcattcaataa